One window from the genome of Myxococcales bacterium encodes:
- a CDS encoding gliding motility protein, with product MLEPSPHTPGLPTQGEFAAAMGVRDQPVVAVVRGLIAGCAPTTPPVAASPSSPSEPDDQLRALEQLGRFIVDGPEVRETDVMALPGELGSKLGRQQLCRLELLTRCLELLPAAGDLARACLGAVLARSNAISLFAEVGLPNDRGLVAETSDRLARRWLPQPPDAQNLAALGFRILDDDNLELEDLVAIAGPVWFRLARALELMAQPSTDARDAVYLLAARLAALGLAEDIRARTPVTQAGISASPFLRLARASLIDLPDEIAACRGQLAEIGVSLEDAGVSVDLVYSLDTIERGLARMEALLPFATHPQAVSEAVVVRLVGQLTSGLQGERSFRSLLADNFRLLARKVIERAGKTGEHYVTTTRTEYWKMLASAGGGGVLTAGTAITKFFIKWAQLPPFIDGVASSLLYALSFIAIQLAGFTLATKQPSMTAAALAGTLREASGHARTSGLVELIAQISRSQFAAAVGNITLVVIVAFGFDAAHLHLTGRPFLDARSAQYTIASFHPTQSGTLWFAAFTGVLLWCSSLFSGWFENAIVFRRIPEALAHHRVGRRVGRRRMQAVADFVERQAAGFGGSVSLGVLLGMTPVFAKFVGLPIDVRHVTLSSGSLALAVGSLGFDGVTMPQGVAAAIGIGCIGLLNFGVSFVLALLVALRARDVPRGEWTALPGAVLRYFVRHPLRFFLPPRSRPAA from the coding sequence ATGCTCGAACCATCTCCCCATACGCCTGGCCTGCCAACGCAGGGCGAATTCGCCGCCGCGATGGGCGTGCGCGACCAACCCGTGGTTGCCGTGGTGCGCGGACTCATCGCGGGCTGTGCGCCGACCACGCCTCCAGTGGCCGCATCCCCAAGCTCGCCCTCCGAACCCGACGACCAGCTGAGGGCGCTTGAGCAGCTAGGTCGCTTTATCGTTGACGGCCCTGAGGTGCGGGAGACCGATGTCATGGCCTTGCCCGGCGAGCTGGGCAGCAAGCTAGGCCGCCAACAACTGTGTCGCCTTGAGCTGTTGACGCGCTGCCTAGAGCTTTTGCCTGCCGCGGGCGATCTCGCGCGGGCGTGTCTTGGCGCCGTGCTCGCGCGCTCCAACGCCATCTCGCTGTTTGCGGAGGTGGGGTTGCCAAACGACCGCGGCCTGGTTGCCGAGACCTCCGACCGTCTGGCGCGACGTTGGTTGCCGCAGCCGCCCGATGCCCAGAACTTGGCGGCGCTCGGCTTTCGCATTCTCGATGACGACAATCTCGAGCTCGAGGACCTCGTCGCGATCGCGGGCCCGGTGTGGTTTCGCCTCGCACGTGCGCTTGAGCTGATGGCGCAGCCAAGCACCGATGCACGCGACGCGGTGTATCTGCTCGCCGCCCGCCTCGCGGCGCTGGGGCTTGCGGAAGATATTCGCGCCCGCACGCCGGTAACTCAGGCAGGCATCTCCGCCTCGCCTTTTCTGCGCCTCGCGCGCGCTTCGTTGATCGATCTACCCGACGAGATAGCGGCGTGCCGGGGCCAACTCGCCGAGATAGGCGTCTCGCTCGAAGACGCCGGCGTCAGCGTGGATCTCGTCTATTCGCTCGATACGATTGAGCGCGGCCTGGCGCGTATGGAGGCGTTGCTGCCCTTTGCCACCCACCCGCAAGCGGTTTCTGAGGCGGTGGTTGTGCGCTTGGTTGGCCAGCTCACGAGCGGCTTGCAAGGCGAGCGCTCGTTTCGCAGCCTGCTTGCCGATAACTTTCGCCTGCTCGCGCGCAAGGTCATTGAGCGTGCGGGCAAGACCGGCGAGCACTATGTCACCACCACCCGCACCGAATACTGGAAGATGCTGGCCTCCGCTGGGGGCGGTGGCGTTTTGACCGCCGGCACGGCGATCACCAAGTTTTTCATTAAGTGGGCGCAGCTGCCGCCGTTCATCGACGGCGTAGCCTCGTCACTGCTCTACGCCCTGAGCTTCATTGCGATTCAGCTCGCGGGCTTCACCCTCGCCACCAAGCAACCTTCGATGACCGCGGCTGCCTTGGCCGGCACGTTGCGCGAGGCCAGCGGCCACGCGCGCACGTCGGGCCTCGTCGAACTCATCGCCCAGATCAGCCGTTCGCAGTTCGCCGCGGCGGTTGGCAACATCACGCTCGTCGTCATCGTCGCGTTTGGCTTTGATGCCGCCCACTTGCATCTTACGGGCCGGCCATTTCTCGACGCCCGTTCGGCCCAGTACACCATCGCCTCCTTCCACCCCACGCAAAGCGGTACGCTGTGGTTTGCCGCATTTACCGGCGTCTTGTTGTGGTGTTCAAGCCTGTTTTCCGGATGGTTTGAAAACGCGATCGTGTTTCGCCGCATCCCCGAGGCCCTGGCCCACCACCGCGTGGGTCGTCGCGTCGGCCGTCGCCGCATGCAGGCCGTGGCGGATTTCGTGGAGCGGCAAGCCGCCGGCTTTGGCGGCAGCGTCTCGCTTGGCGTGTTGCTTGGCATGACGCCGGTGTTTGCAAAATTTGTCGGGTTGCCAATCGACGTTCGCCACGTCACGTTGTCGTCTGGCTCCTTGGCCTTGGCCGTGGGCTCACTCGGCTTTGATGGGGTTACGATGCCGCAGGGGGTGGCGGCGGCGATTGGCATTGGCTGCATAGGCCTGCTCAACTTTGGCGTCAGCTTTGTGCTCGCCTTGCTGGTAGCGCTGCGTGCTCGCGACGTGCCGCGCGGCGAATGGACCGCGCTGCCGGGCGCCGTGCTGCGCTACTTTGTGCGCCATCCGCTGCGCTTTTTCTTGCCGCCTCGATCGCGACCGGCAGCCTAG
- the ndk gene encoding nucleoside-diphosphate kinase has protein sequence MAKERTLSIIKPDAVAKNVIGGIIQKLEAGGLRIVGQKMVRLSTEQAKAFYAVHRERPFYNDLVKFMTEGPVVVQVLEGDNAVLKNREIMGATNPANADKGTIRAEFGDGIERNAAHGSDAADTAKQEISFFFSAAELATLER, from the coding sequence ATGGCCAAAGAACGCACGCTCTCCATTATCAAACCCGACGCCGTCGCCAAGAATGTTATTGGCGGCATCATCCAAAAGCTTGAGGCCGGTGGCCTGCGCATCGTTGGCCAAAAAATGGTCCGCTTGTCGACCGAGCAAGCCAAGGCTTTCTACGCCGTTCACCGCGAGCGCCCGTTTTACAATGACCTCGTGAAATTCATGACCGAAGGCCCCGTGGTCGTGCAGGTGCTCGAAGGCGACAACGCCGTGCTTAAGAACCGCGAAATCATGGGCGCCACCAACCCGGCGAACGCCGACAAGGGCACGATTCGCGCCGAGTTCGGCGACGGCATCGAGCGCAACGCCGCGCACGGCTCTGACGCCGCAGACACCGCTAAGCAAGAGATTTCATTCTTCTTCTCGGCGGCCGAACTAGCAACCCTCGAGCGCTAA
- a CDS encoding protein kinase, which translates to MKDKTQIDAGPPPGSPPRAPSVAGAPPRPPTVSAAATPPQLQPRPATSPTPSQRSMPGAERSAPSSPQTATAAIRMPGRIPPRAAAEPPDEFAPGTIIDRFEVIREIARGGMGRVHLARDTKLGRRVALKFLLNVDERLTSRFLVEARTTAQCTHENIVVIYEVGEYHASPYMVLEYLEGQTLTDILRAEQLTARRAVELMLPVVRALGRAHDHGIVHRDLKPGNIFVTTSGTVKVLDFGIAKLFAEAGATPATLPAKAELGSELDEHTYHTLSNDGNAVGTLPYMSPEQWGADAVDFQSDLYAVGIILFRAITGRHPLGTPTGEALRRAMLDIATPLPSLAQAAPDQPKSFVRLVDRCLAKPKTARFATAGELQAALEAFLAEAMGRAVAVDDEPYRGLAAFHERDAAQFFGRTAEVRAGLGFLQAHPLMAVVGPSGNGKSSFVQAGIIPALKSDDAAWQSLVIRPGRRPLLALAQAVEGMISVPPGTSAEAKIAAITDKLASEPGYLGALLRAHARAKRGRVVLVVDQFEETYTLVANEVERHAFVLALCGAADDAGAPVRVILSMRSDFLDRASENRLFLDELTRGLFFLSPPDAVGLREAIVAPAELAGYRFETPAIADDMVRSLATSAGALPLLQFAAAQLWERRDRTAKMITSASYEAIGGVAGAFAQHADKVVASLPTSARRLAQAMLLRLVTTDGTRAIVERGELHALTADTSEAELVLGKLVEARLLHVEGDDHGATVEIVHEALITRWPTLTRWIEEGKENAAYLAEVRNATKQWLLRGKAADLVWRSEMAVEAGKFLERYQGDLPPHEREFLLAAQRGHRQATRRKRSLVAIGFAILIGIIIVGAGALVTIRSAKTEAVAQAALAKTEAVRAKEAEAAAQKQLGIAELKERERQEAEQKALAADAVATQSQATTAMTRDQLETANLQLKTALAKAKASEVQAEKARVAAEVAKKKAEAGEAEAKRRLKLKADGGKTTIKTEL; encoded by the coding sequence GTGAAGGATAAAACGCAAATTGACGCTGGGCCACCGCCCGGCTCGCCCCCACGAGCGCCGTCTGTGGCGGGCGCACCTCCGCGTCCGCCGACGGTGTCCGCCGCGGCGACGCCGCCACAGCTGCAACCACGCCCAGCCACGTCGCCCACGCCGAGCCAACGATCCATGCCGGGTGCGGAGCGCTCGGCGCCGTCAAGCCCGCAGACCGCGACCGCAGCGATCCGCATGCCCGGTCGCATTCCACCGCGTGCGGCGGCCGAGCCACCTGATGAGTTTGCACCGGGGACCATCATCGATCGATTTGAGGTCATCCGCGAGATCGCCCGCGGTGGCATGGGGCGCGTCCATCTCGCCCGCGACACCAAGCTTGGCCGGCGCGTCGCGCTCAAGTTCTTGCTCAATGTCGACGAACGCTTGACCAGCCGATTTCTCGTCGAGGCGCGCACGACGGCGCAGTGCACCCATGAAAACATCGTCGTCATCTATGAGGTTGGGGAGTATCACGCCTCGCCGTACATGGTGCTCGAGTATCTCGAGGGCCAGACGCTTACCGACATCCTGCGCGCCGAACAGCTGACGGCGAGGCGCGCGGTAGAACTCATGTTGCCCGTGGTGCGCGCGCTCGGACGAGCCCACGACCACGGCATTGTTCACCGCGACCTCAAACCCGGAAATATTTTTGTCACGACCAGCGGCACGGTCAAGGTCCTCGACTTCGGCATCGCCAAGCTATTTGCCGAGGCGGGCGCCACGCCCGCGACCTTGCCCGCAAAAGCCGAACTCGGGTCCGAACTCGACGAGCACACCTATCACACGCTTAGCAACGACGGCAACGCGGTTGGCACCCTGCCCTATATGTCGCCCGAACAGTGGGGCGCCGATGCCGTCGACTTTCAGAGCGATCTTTACGCGGTTGGGATCATTCTCTTTCGCGCGATCACCGGCCGCCATCCGCTGGGCACGCCGACCGGCGAGGCGCTGCGGCGCGCGATGCTCGATATCGCAACGCCGCTGCCGTCGCTGGCGCAAGCGGCACCCGACCAACCGAAATCATTTGTGCGGTTGGTTGATAGGTGTCTCGCCAAGCCCAAGACGGCGCGCTTTGCCACCGCTGGCGAGTTGCAGGCGGCGCTCGAGGCCTTTCTCGCCGAAGCCATGGGCCGCGCGGTTGCGGTCGATGACGAGCCCTATCGCGGCCTCGCCGCCTTTCACGAGCGCGACGCCGCGCAGTTTTTTGGACGCACCGCCGAGGTGCGCGCCGGGCTTGGCTTTCTCCAGGCTCATCCGCTCATGGCCGTCGTCGGCCCGTCCGGCAACGGCAAGTCGTCATTCGTGCAGGCCGGCATCATTCCGGCGCTCAAGAGCGACGATGCGGCCTGGCAATCCCTGGTGATCCGGCCGGGGCGCCGTCCGCTGCTCGCGTTGGCCCAGGCGGTGGAGGGCATGATTTCCGTGCCACCGGGCACGAGCGCGGAAGCCAAGATCGCGGCGATCACGGACAAGCTCGCGAGCGAACCGGGCTACCTGGGCGCCCTGTTGCGAGCGCACGCTCGGGCCAAGCGGGGACGCGTCGTCTTGGTTGTCGACCAATTTGAGGAGACCTATACGCTGGTGGCCAACGAGGTCGAGCGCCACGCGTTCGTGCTCGCCTTGTGCGGCGCGGCTGACGACGCTGGCGCGCCGGTGCGCGTGATCTTGTCGATGCGCTCAGACTTCCTGGACCGCGCGTCGGAGAACCGGTTGTTCCTCGACGAGCTGACGCGCGGCCTGTTCTTTCTCTCGCCGCCCGACGCGGTTGGCCTGCGCGAAGCCATCGTCGCGCCGGCCGAGCTTGCGGGCTATCGCTTTGAAACGCCTGCCATCGCCGACGACATGGTGCGATCGCTTGCCACCAGCGCCGGCGCCTTGCCGCTGTTGCAATTCGCGGCGGCACAGCTGTGGGAACGGCGCGATCGCACGGCGAAGATGATCACGAGCGCGAGCTACGAGGCGATCGGCGGCGTCGCTGGCGCCTTTGCGCAACATGCCGACAAGGTGGTGGCGTCGTTGCCCACCTCGGCGCGCCGCCTGGCGCAGGCGATGCTCTTGCGCCTGGTGACCACCGATGGCACGCGCGCCATCGTCGAGCGCGGCGAGCTGCATGCGCTAACCGCCGACACCAGCGAGGCCGAACTCGTGCTTGGCAAGCTCGTCGAAGCGCGGCTGCTGCACGTCGAGGGTGACGATCACGGCGCTACCGTAGAAATCGTGCACGAGGCGCTGATCACGCGCTGGCCAACGCTGACGCGATGGATCGAGGAGGGCAAGGAAAACGCCGCCTACCTCGCCGAGGTGCGCAATGCGACCAAGCAATGGCTGCTGCGCGGCAAGGCGGCAGATCTGGTGTGGCGCAGCGAGATGGCCGTCGAGGCCGGGAAATTTCTCGAGCGCTATCAAGGCGACCTGCCGCCGCACGAGCGCGAATTTTTGCTTGCGGCGCAACGCGGCCACCGCCAGGCGACGCGGCGCAAGCGCTCGCTGGTGGCAATTGGGTTTGCCATCTTGATCGGCATCATCATCGTCGGGGCGGGTGCGCTGGTGACCATTCGCAGCGCCAAGACCGAGGCGGTGGCGCAAGCCGCGCTTGCCAAGACCGAGGCCGTACGCGCCAAAGAGGCCGAGGCCGCGGCCCAAAAGCAATTGGGCATCGCGGAGCTAAAGGAGCGCGAGCGGCAGGAGGCCGAACAGAAGGCGCTCGCCGCCGACGCTGTCGCCACCCAAAGCCAGGCAACTACCGCCATGACGCGGGACCAGTTGGAAACGGCCAATTTGCAGCTGAAGACCGCCCTGGCCAAGGCCAAGGCCTCCGAGGTCCAGGCCGAGAAGGCGCGAGTTGCCGCAGAAGTCGCGAAGAAGAAGGCCGAAGCCGGCGAGGCCGAGGCCAAGCGCCGGCTAAAACTCAAAGCTGACGGCGGCAAGACCACTATCAAGACCGAGTTGTAG